The proteins below come from a single Catenulispora sp. EB89 genomic window:
- a CDS encoding MFS transporter has translation MSALVVPTPALKPVLSRPLTLLLSIACGVAVANIYFPQAISPLIATGLKTTKSSAALVTTCAQFGYAAGIFLLVPLGDRLRHRRLVTTLLVLTAVGLVLAGAADTLPMLAVASTLIGATTVVPQILIPMAAGLAEPERRGEVTGTLLSGLIGGILLARTFSGTLGQWLGWRAPYLVAAVAVLLLSVAMAAFLPTTTPSTGERYPALLAASVRLLRTEPLLRRSCQYQVLVFAAFSAAWTALALHVTGPKYHLGTPAVGVLALVGAGSMFATPRAGRATDRLGPDAVNLRCLVGVVAAAALLVTGSAGGVFGLVGLAVGMLALDVAMQSGQVANQARIFALRPSERARLNTAYMTCAFLGGSAGSWLGVRAYSAFGWNGVCGTVAILGAVALLRCLLIPRQPKA, from the coding sequence TTGTCCGCGCTCGTCGTACCCACCCCTGCCCTGAAGCCGGTCCTGAGCCGGCCGTTGACGTTGCTGCTGTCGATCGCGTGCGGTGTGGCCGTCGCGAACATCTACTTCCCGCAGGCGATCAGCCCGCTGATCGCCACCGGACTCAAGACAACCAAGAGCTCTGCCGCGCTGGTCACGACCTGCGCGCAGTTCGGCTACGCGGCCGGCATCTTCCTGCTGGTCCCGCTCGGTGACCGGCTGCGGCACCGGCGCCTGGTTACGACGCTGCTGGTGCTCACCGCGGTCGGGCTGGTGCTCGCCGGCGCCGCGGACACGCTGCCGATGCTCGCCGTCGCCAGCACCCTGATCGGGGCGACGACGGTCGTGCCGCAGATCCTGATACCGATGGCCGCCGGGCTGGCCGAGCCCGAGCGACGCGGCGAGGTGACCGGGACGCTGCTGTCGGGGCTGATCGGCGGGATCCTGCTGGCCCGCACGTTTTCCGGGACGCTCGGCCAGTGGCTCGGCTGGCGCGCTCCGTACCTGGTCGCGGCGGTCGCGGTGCTGCTGCTGTCGGTCGCGATGGCCGCGTTCCTGCCGACGACGACGCCGAGCACCGGCGAGCGGTACCCGGCGTTGCTGGCCGCGTCGGTGCGTCTGCTGCGGACGGAGCCGTTGCTGCGGCGCTCGTGTCAGTACCAGGTGTTGGTCTTCGCAGCGTTCAGCGCGGCGTGGACGGCGCTGGCGTTGCACGTCACCGGGCCGAAGTACCACCTCGGCACACCCGCGGTCGGGGTGCTGGCGCTGGTCGGGGCCGGGAGCATGTTCGCGACGCCGCGGGCCGGCCGGGCCACCGACCGGCTGGGGCCGGACGCGGTGAACCTGCGCTGCCTGGTCGGGGTGGTGGCGGCCGCGGCGCTGCTGGTGACGGGGTCGGCGGGCGGCGTGTTCGGGCTCGTGGGCCTGGCGGTCGGGATGCTGGCGCTGGACGTCGCGATGCAGTCGGGGCAGGTCGCGAACCAGGCACGGATCTTCGCGCTGCGGCCGTCAGAGCGGGCGCGGCTGAACACGGCGTACATGACGTGCGCCTTCCTCGGCGGCAGCGCGGGGTCGTGGCTCGGGGTGCGGGCGTATTCGGCGTTCGGCTGGAACGGGGTGTGCGGGACGGTCGCGATCTTGGGCGCGGTGGCGCTGCTGCGCTGCCTCTTGATACCTAGACAGCCTAAAGCATAG
- a CDS encoding ABATE domain-containing protein: protein MPETATEFRTGSGRLSLDFIRTLRWRGTDGAFEELATPETLVAWIRQLGPYDEDLAIAAPTPRTLHAAQETREAVYALLKAARATTAADCPPEARALLNKTGSAPTPHPVLDEDGTLHHAADDPVAAILAAIARDALDLATSPLIGRVRDCAGPNCGAWFLDTSRPGTRRWCSMDRCGNQAKKSTWRSKHPGAG, encoded by the coding sequence ATGCCCGAGACAGCCACCGAGTTCCGCACCGGCTCCGGCCGGCTGAGCTTGGACTTCATCCGAACATTGAGATGGCGCGGCACGGACGGGGCGTTCGAAGAGCTCGCCACCCCCGAGACGCTGGTCGCCTGGATCAGGCAGCTCGGGCCGTATGACGAGGACTTGGCGATCGCCGCGCCGACGCCCCGCACGCTGCACGCCGCGCAGGAAACCCGCGAGGCGGTCTACGCGCTGTTGAAAGCCGCCCGCGCGACGACGGCTGCGGACTGCCCGCCAGAGGCACGCGCGCTGCTCAACAAGACCGGATCGGCGCCGACCCCGCATCCGGTCCTCGACGAAGACGGCACGCTGCACCACGCCGCCGACGACCCAGTCGCCGCGATCCTCGCCGCCATCGCGCGGGATGCGCTCGACCTCGCGACGTCGCCGCTGATCGGCCGGGTCCGCGACTGCGCGGGGCCGAACTGCGGCGCCTGGTTCCTCGACACATCCCGGCCCGGCACCCGCCGCTGGTGCTCGATGGACCGCTGCGGCAATCAGGCCAAGAAGAGCACCTGGCGCAGCAAGCATCCCGGCGCCGGGTGA
- a CDS encoding recombinase family protein — translation MREPLFAAGIYCCVPHIDDEDQSTVDVRELKCREYARSRRLPVAPAAVQADAVRTVWKAKGVKPGWTATLAAVERKKIRDLILYAPGSLLRHRAHDLVRLLNASERNGIVLHSVGDEWDLADPAQRRTLSDRASVAWRAAQAVSRASRAAHRGAALAGRPHGGGRRAFGYEPGMGAVIPAESKVVREVFARFLEGETLRAIAFDLNGRKVPTAMGSAWTVGGVGRILDAPRYAGIRVFRGQIRADDGGYLPAAWEPCVSVEDWERVRTLRTNHGAAHTNSRNGAERSGYLLTGLVECMACGHSMVGSVVGGYRMYACASTRNQPPEECARSIGATSFEMHVQEDAVRILQEWDAARVASLPMVGNRRPDPRTAPDGEHPAFGDVHGGVVVRSAAAIDGIVTGPEAGVDWPRVPLRRRAEVLRFLYTVIRVGPKTTSRGVFDPGRIAFVPHPL, via the coding sequence ATGCGAGAGCCGTTGTTCGCGGCGGGTATCTACTGCTGTGTACCGCACATCGATGACGAGGATCAGAGCACTGTCGACGTGCGTGAGCTGAAGTGCCGCGAGTACGCGCGGTCGCGGCGGCTGCCCGTGGCGCCGGCGGCGGTGCAGGCCGACGCGGTGCGCACGGTGTGGAAGGCCAAGGGCGTCAAGCCGGGATGGACGGCGACGCTGGCGGCCGTGGAGCGCAAGAAGATCAGGGACCTGATCCTGTACGCGCCGGGCTCGCTGCTGCGCCACCGCGCGCACGACCTGGTACGGCTGCTGAACGCCAGCGAGCGCAACGGGATCGTGCTGCACAGCGTCGGCGACGAGTGGGACCTGGCCGACCCGGCGCAGCGCCGGACGCTCAGCGACCGCGCGTCGGTGGCCTGGCGCGCGGCGCAGGCGGTGTCGCGGGCCTCGCGCGCGGCGCACCGGGGCGCGGCACTGGCCGGCCGGCCGCACGGCGGGGGACGCCGTGCGTTCGGCTACGAGCCCGGCATGGGAGCGGTGATCCCGGCCGAGTCCAAGGTGGTGCGCGAGGTGTTCGCCCGGTTCCTGGAAGGCGAGACGCTGCGGGCCATCGCGTTCGATTTGAACGGTCGAAAAGTGCCGACCGCGATGGGCTCGGCCTGGACCGTCGGCGGCGTCGGCCGGATCCTGGACGCGCCGCGCTACGCCGGGATCCGCGTCTTCCGCGGCCAGATCCGCGCCGACGACGGCGGCTATCTGCCCGCGGCGTGGGAGCCGTGCGTCAGCGTCGAGGACTGGGAACGGGTCCGGACGCTGCGGACGAACCACGGCGCCGCGCACACCAACTCGCGCAACGGCGCCGAGCGCTCGGGCTACCTGCTGACCGGGCTGGTGGAGTGCATGGCCTGCGGGCACAGCATGGTCGGCTCGGTCGTCGGCGGCTACCGGATGTACGCGTGCGCCTCGACCCGCAACCAACCGCCGGAGGAGTGCGCGCGCTCGATCGGCGCGACGTCGTTCGAGATGCACGTGCAGGAGGACGCGGTCCGCATCCTGCAGGAGTGGGACGCCGCGCGCGTCGCGTCGCTGCCGATGGTGGGCAACCGCCGGCCGGACCCGCGCACGGCGCCGGACGGCGAGCACCCGGCCTTCGGCGACGTGCACGGCGGCGTGGTGGTGCGGTCGGCGGCGGCGATCGACGGGATCGTGACCGGGCCGGAGGCCGGGGTGGACTGGCCGCGGGTGCCGCTGCGGCGGCGGGCCGAGGTGCTGCGGTTTCTGTACACGGTGATTCGGGTGGGGCCCAAGACGACGAGTCGCGGGGTTTTCGATCCGGGGCGGATCGCTTTTGTACCGCATCCGCTGTAG
- a CDS encoding serine aminopeptidase domain-containing protein: protein MEATNDPAALIARFVELADQGRWPAIEALFAPNLAAVVSADMIRAAWESEAAPLGDVVEFGGARTEPIDDALTRVSVTVRFAKGDLTIFIATAGDGLLQGLRIAAPGEWAAPSYAAAKQFTEHEVVVGEGPLAVPGTLTVPRGAGPFPAAILLSGGGPFDRDGTAGPLKPLKDLAWGLGSRGVASVRFDKVGAVHAGVLAEMLEFTAADEYLPYVRDAFRQLDQHPGIDSDRVYVVGHSMGAKMAPRAAEAEPRIAGLVLMAADATPMQRSAVRVVRYLAGLGVAPQEMVAVLEEQAANVERADLSSSTPTEDLPLGYSGAYWLDMRGYDPVATAKKLTQPMLILQGGRDYQVTVEDDLALWRAGIGDRADVDIRVYPADNHMFAPGSGASTPAEYATPANVDSVVVDDIVRWLAPEAPRGKRLFSGMRGRRG, encoded by the coding sequence ATGGAAGCGACGAACGACCCGGCCGCGCTGATCGCGCGCTTCGTGGAACTGGCCGATCAGGGCCGGTGGCCGGCGATTGAGGCGCTGTTCGCCCCGAACCTGGCCGCGGTGGTGTCCGCCGACATGATCCGGGCCGCGTGGGAGAGCGAGGCCGCGCCGCTCGGGGACGTCGTCGAGTTCGGCGGCGCGCGGACCGAGCCGATCGACGACGCGCTGACGCGGGTCAGCGTCACCGTCCGGTTCGCCAAGGGCGATCTCACGATCTTCATCGCCACCGCCGGCGACGGACTGCTGCAGGGCCTGCGGATCGCGGCTCCCGGCGAGTGGGCCGCGCCGTCCTACGCCGCTGCGAAGCAGTTCACGGAACACGAAGTCGTCGTCGGCGAGGGCCCGCTGGCCGTCCCCGGCACGCTGACCGTGCCGCGCGGCGCGGGCCCGTTCCCGGCCGCGATCCTGCTGTCCGGCGGCGGGCCCTTCGACCGCGACGGCACCGCCGGCCCGCTCAAGCCGCTCAAGGACCTGGCCTGGGGGCTGGGCAGCCGCGGCGTGGCGAGCGTGCGCTTCGACAAGGTCGGCGCCGTGCACGCTGGCGTCCTGGCCGAGATGCTGGAGTTCACCGCCGCCGACGAGTACCTGCCGTACGTGCGCGACGCCTTCCGGCAGCTCGATCAGCATCCTGGGATCGACTCGGACCGCGTCTACGTCGTCGGGCACAGCATGGGCGCGAAGATGGCGCCGCGGGCCGCCGAGGCCGAGCCGCGGATCGCCGGGCTGGTGCTGATGGCGGCCGACGCCACGCCGATGCAGCGCTCGGCCGTGCGCGTCGTCCGCTACCTGGCCGGTCTCGGCGTGGCCCCGCAGGAGATGGTCGCCGTGCTGGAGGAGCAGGCCGCGAACGTCGAGCGCGCTGATCTGTCGTCCTCGACGCCGACCGAGGACCTTCCGCTCGGCTACTCCGGGGCCTACTGGCTCGACATGCGCGGCTACGATCCGGTGGCCACGGCGAAGAAACTCACACAGCCGATGCTGATTCTGCAGGGCGGGCGCGACTATCAGGTCACCGTCGAGGACGACCTCGCATTGTGGCGCGCCGGGATCGGGGATCGGGCGGATGTGGACATTCGGGTCTATCCCGCCGACAACCATATGTTCGCTCCCGGCTCCGGAGCGTCGACGCCGGCGGAGTACGCGACTCCGGCGAACGTCGATTCTGTGGTGGTTGATGACATTGTGCGGTGGCTTGCTCCCGAGGCTCCGCGCGGCAAACGGCTGTTCTCCGGAATGCGTGGACGCCGGGGCTGA
- a CDS encoding helix-turn-helix domain-containing protein, with protein sequence MDPLKLLAHPVRLRVIHALRGGRVLTAGRLGERVGDVSKATLYRHLELLTEAGVLEIAEERRVRGAVERHYRLRGERAGIDGAQAAELTKDDHRVGFAAATAALQAEFAAYLERQDSDPAADLVGYRQHAVWLSREELETLISALRTAILPALENAATEQRSQYLLSPILFPIEQA encoded by the coding sequence ATGGACCCGCTGAAGCTCCTGGCACATCCGGTCCGCCTGCGCGTCATCCACGCCCTGCGCGGCGGCCGCGTCCTGACCGCCGGCCGGCTGGGCGAGCGCGTCGGCGACGTCTCCAAGGCCACGCTGTACCGCCACCTCGAGCTCCTGACGGAAGCCGGCGTGCTGGAGATCGCCGAGGAGCGACGGGTGCGCGGCGCCGTCGAGCGCCACTACCGGCTGCGCGGCGAGCGCGCCGGCATCGACGGCGCGCAGGCCGCCGAGCTGACGAAGGACGACCACCGCGTGGGCTTCGCCGCCGCGACCGCCGCGCTGCAGGCCGAGTTCGCGGCGTACCTGGAACGTCAGGACTCTGATCCGGCGGCGGATCTGGTCGGCTACCGGCAGCACGCGGTCTGGCTCAGCCGCGAGGAACTGGAGACGTTGATCAGCGCCCTGCGAACGGCGATCCTGCCGGCCCTGGAGAACGCGGCGACCGAACAGCGGTCTCAATATCTGTTGAGCCCGATTCTGTTCCCCATCGAGCAAGCCTGA
- a CDS encoding cytochrome P450: protein MTIADHPAEVLAVPADRGACPFDPPPAYDQAREQHPVAPVKLFDGTTAWMLTRHQDVRAVLQDRRFSADAAKSGFPFLSPGRRELAMGNPTFIRMDDPEHARLRRMLTSDFIIKRVEEMRPQVRAIAVELLDAMTRDRDHADLVTEFALPLPSLVICLLLGVPYEDHAYFQKCSSTLLNANSTAEQVEQARNDLNAYIKQLAEAKRERDDGGIISRLIHREDLTCDEVATMGTLLLVAGHETTANMTALSILTLLRNPDQMERLRSDPTLIRGAVEEMLRYLSIVHTGLPRVATEDVEIGGRMIRAGDGVLLMISTANRDDEAFPDADSVDVGRDARRHLAFGFGVHQCLGQPLARAELQIALDVLLNGLPNLRLAVPFDEIPFRHDMLIYGVHRLPVAW, encoded by the coding sequence ATGACTATCGCGGACCACCCGGCCGAAGTCCTCGCCGTCCCCGCCGACCGCGGAGCCTGTCCGTTCGACCCGCCCCCCGCGTACGACCAAGCGCGAGAACAGCATCCCGTCGCCCCGGTGAAGCTGTTCGACGGCACCACCGCGTGGATGCTCACCCGGCATCAGGACGTCCGGGCCGTGCTTCAGGACCGCCGGTTCAGCGCCGACGCCGCCAAGTCCGGGTTCCCGTTCCTCAGCCCGGGACGCCGGGAGCTGGCCATGGGCAACCCCACCTTCATCCGCATGGACGATCCGGAGCACGCCCGGCTGCGGCGCATGCTCACCTCGGACTTCATCATCAAGCGGGTCGAGGAGATGCGTCCGCAGGTCCGGGCGATCGCCGTGGAGCTGCTGGACGCGATGACCCGCGACCGCGACCACGCCGACCTGGTCACCGAGTTCGCGCTGCCGCTGCCCTCGCTGGTGATCTGCCTGCTGCTGGGCGTCCCGTACGAGGACCACGCGTACTTCCAGAAGTGCAGCAGCACGCTGCTGAACGCCAACTCCACCGCCGAGCAGGTCGAGCAGGCCCGCAACGACCTGAACGCGTACATCAAGCAGCTGGCCGAGGCCAAGCGGGAGCGCGACGACGGCGGCATCATCAGCCGGCTGATCCACCGCGAGGACCTCACCTGCGACGAGGTCGCGACGATGGGCACGCTGCTGCTGGTGGCCGGGCACGAGACGACCGCCAACATGACGGCGTTGTCGATCCTCACGCTGCTGCGCAACCCGGACCAGATGGAGCGCCTGCGCAGCGACCCCACGCTGATCCGCGGCGCGGTCGAGGAGATGCTGCGCTACCTGTCGATCGTGCACACCGGGCTGCCCCGGGTCGCGACCGAGGACGTCGAGATCGGCGGGCGGATGATCCGGGCCGGCGACGGCGTGCTGCTGATGATCAGCACGGCCAACCGGGACGACGAGGCGTTCCCCGACGCCGACTCGGTGGACGTGGGCCGCGACGCGCGGCGGCACCTGGCGTTCGGCTTCGGCGTGCACCAGTGCCTGGGGCAGCCGCTGGCCCGGGCCGAACTGCAGATCGCGCTGGACGTGCTCCTCAACGGGCTGCCGAACCTGCGGCTGGCGGTGCCGTTCGACGAGATCCCGTTCCGGCACGACATGCTGATCTACGGCGTGCACCGCCTGCCGGTCGCGTGGTGA
- a CDS encoding ferredoxin, with amino-acid sequence MRVEADRSKCMGAGMCALNAPEVFDQDEEEGLVVVLEPEPPAEHRYAVRDAVNLCPAGALRFEEDQE; translated from the coding sequence ATGCGGGTCGAGGCAGACCGGTCGAAGTGCATGGGCGCCGGCATGTGCGCGCTGAACGCGCCGGAGGTCTTCGACCAGGACGAGGAAGAGGGCCTGGTCGTCGTCCTGGAGCCGGAGCCGCCGGCCGAGCACCGGTACGCGGTGCGGGACGCGGTGAACCTGTGTCCGGCCGGGGCGCTGCGTTTCGAGGAGGACCAGGAGTGA
- a CDS encoding serine protease, which produces MLKRTAAMLAAAAVTITAALTLTAGTASAAARPGVSVTLASTIALDDCSASLVRYPTSRDTDQALMLTAGHCYEGGMPSAGQVLQNVASSRSGTLLDAGGNELGTVQADKLLYATMTNTDVSVYELTDTFASLKSQYGVTPLTISASHPTSGHTIAIPSAYWDRTWSCTLNGFAGTVEEDQWTWHDSLRYGLSGCKVIGGSSGSPVVDTSTGQVVGVNNTINENGQLCTLDNPCEVAPNGTKTEKRGQGYGQETYWITTCLNSSNAIDLTVSGCLLPSGS; this is translated from the coding sequence ATGCTCAAGCGAACCGCGGCGATGCTCGCCGCAGCGGCCGTGACCATCACGGCCGCCCTCACCCTGACCGCCGGGACCGCGAGCGCCGCAGCGCGCCCCGGCGTCAGCGTCACCCTGGCGAGCACCATCGCCCTGGACGACTGCTCCGCCTCGCTCGTCCGGTATCCCACCTCGCGGGACACCGACCAGGCCCTCATGCTGACCGCGGGGCACTGCTACGAGGGCGGCATGCCCTCGGCGGGCCAGGTGCTTCAGAACGTGGCCAGCAGCCGCTCCGGCACGCTGCTGGACGCCGGCGGCAACGAGCTCGGCACGGTGCAGGCCGACAAGCTCCTGTACGCGACCATGACGAACACCGACGTGTCCGTGTACGAGCTGACCGACACCTTCGCCTCCCTGAAGAGCCAGTACGGCGTCACCCCGCTCACGATCTCCGCGAGCCACCCGACCAGCGGCCACACCATCGCCATACCGTCGGCGTACTGGGACCGGACCTGGAGCTGCACCCTGAACGGCTTCGCCGGCACGGTCGAAGAGGACCAGTGGACCTGGCACGACTCGCTCCGTTACGGCCTGAGCGGCTGCAAGGTCATCGGCGGCAGCTCCGGCTCCCCGGTCGTGGACACCAGCACCGGCCAGGTGGTCGGGGTGAACAACACGATCAACGAGAACGGCCAGCTGTGCACGCTGGACAACCCGTGCGAGGTCGCGCCGAACGGCACCAAGACGGAGAAGCGGGGCCAGGGGTACGGGCAGGAGACGTACTGGATCACGACGTGCCTGAACTCGTCGAACGCCATCGACCTGACGGTGTCCGGCTGCCTGCTGCCTTCGGGCTCGTAG